Proteins co-encoded in one Haloarcula sp. DT43 genomic window:
- a CDS encoding GNAT family N-acetyltransferase, with the protein MTRTYPDEPAGEFPQPPRTITDREDRSIDVIPADDADTESLVEMYLDFDSADRAQGIPPVKEEAIREWLETILDGDCVNVVAKHDDTVAGHATLVPDNEGEHELAIFVLQAYQGAGIGTALVETLLGHGRAEGIDHVWLTVERWNEPAIALYEKVGFEISSAESFEIEMAIRL; encoded by the coding sequence ATGACTCGCACGTACCCAGACGAACCCGCGGGAGAGTTCCCACAGCCGCCGCGGACGATAACCGACCGCGAGGACCGCTCCATCGACGTCATTCCCGCCGACGACGCCGACACCGAGAGCCTCGTCGAGATGTATCTCGACTTCGACTCGGCCGACCGGGCCCAGGGCATCCCGCCGGTCAAAGAGGAGGCTATCCGCGAGTGGCTCGAAACCATACTCGACGGCGACTGCGTCAACGTCGTCGCCAAACACGACGACACCGTCGCCGGCCACGCGACGCTGGTCCCGGACAACGAGGGCGAGCACGAACTCGCCATCTTCGTGTTACAGGCCTACCAGGGGGCCGGCATCGGGACGGCGTTGGTCGAGACGCTGCTCGGGCACGGCCGGGCCGAGGGCATCGACCACGTCTGGCTCACCGTCGAGCGGTGGAACGAGCCGGCGATAGCGCTGTACGAGAAGGTCGGGTTCGAGATAAGCAGCGCCGAGAGCTTCGAGATAGAGATGGCGATTCGCCTCTAG
- a CDS encoding cysteine hydrolase family protein, with product MELDPAQTALVVVDMQNGFCHPDGTLYAPASEAAIEPCAELVDRAREAGSSVVFTRDVHPPDQFEDAHYYDEFDRWGEHVVEGSWEAELADGLDPEEADLVVVKHTYDAFYRTELEGWLDAHGIEDLVICGTLANVCVLHTASSAGLRDYRPLLVEDAVGFIEEDHREYALEHADWLFGEVTDSDDLDFA from the coding sequence ATGGAACTCGACCCAGCACAGACCGCGCTCGTCGTGGTGGACATGCAGAACGGCTTCTGTCACCCCGACGGGACCCTCTACGCACCGGCCAGCGAAGCGGCAATCGAACCCTGTGCCGAACTCGTCGACCGCGCCCGTGAGGCCGGTTCGAGCGTCGTCTTCACCCGCGACGTGCACCCGCCCGACCAGTTCGAGGACGCCCACTACTACGACGAGTTCGACCGGTGGGGCGAACACGTCGTCGAGGGGTCGTGGGAGGCCGAACTCGCCGACGGCCTCGACCCCGAAGAGGCGGACCTTGTCGTGGTCAAGCACACCTACGACGCCTTCTACCGGACGGAACTGGAGGGGTGGCTCGACGCCCACGGTATCGAGGACCTCGTCATCTGTGGCACGCTCGCCAACGTCTGCGTCCTCCACACCGCCTCCAGCGCCGGCCTGCGGGACTATCGCCCGCTCCTCGTGGAAGACGCCGTCGGCTTCATCGAGGAGGACCACCGCGAGTACGCGCTGGAACACGCCGACTGGCTGTTCGGCGAGGTGACCGACAGCGACGACCTCGACTTCGCCTGA
- a CDS encoding DUF5806 family protein: MTEGAPPDETDAGAADDAAAGRESADDGTESEVTDGAATESAGDAAATDVPTDVQKYDRFKKIEGGTYDRANDFLRDRTYITAREWAIARLCADFRTETGVEMTKIGENLPELVPFMTDTYTPQAVNQARSAFEDKVRKAGATFLYGAMCDFFTAEDLDDVMYEATEVAKFLLEVEGVDLAVEDEMEAEDRISSVMREVREQSAALRHDEVCCPECGNEFQVDE; the protein is encoded by the coding sequence ATGACTGAGGGCGCACCGCCGGACGAGACGGATGCGGGAGCGGCAGACGACGCGGCGGCCGGACGCGAGTCGGCGGACGACGGGACCGAGAGCGAAGTCACTGACGGGGCGGCGACCGAGTCCGCCGGCGACGCGGCGGCCACCGACGTTCCCACGGACGTACAGAAGTACGACCGGTTCAAGAAAATCGAGGGCGGGACCTACGACCGCGCCAACGACTTCCTTCGGGACCGGACCTACATCACCGCCCGCGAGTGGGCCATCGCCCGCCTGTGTGCCGACTTCCGGACGGAGACGGGCGTCGAGATGACGAAAATCGGCGAGAACCTCCCCGAACTCGTCCCGTTTATGACCGACACGTACACGCCGCAAGCCGTCAACCAGGCCCGCTCGGCCTTCGAGGACAAGGTCCGGAAGGCCGGCGCGACCTTCCTCTACGGGGCGATGTGTGACTTCTTCACCGCCGAGGACCTCGACGACGTGATGTACGAGGCCACGGAGGTGGCGAAGTTCCTGCTGGAGGTCGAGGGCGTCGACCTCGCCGTCGAGGACGAGATGGAGGCCGAGGACCGCATCTCGTCGGTGATGCGGGAGGTCCGCGAGCAGTCGGCCGCACTGCGACACGACGAGGTGTGCTGTCCGGAGTGTGGCAACGAGTTCCAGGTCGACGAGTGA
- a CDS encoding CPCC family cysteine-rich protein encodes MATETPGNPAARELGYCPCCGYQTLPEGRPGSYEMCPVCHWLDDPIQFGDAAFVSDTNHVSLTEARENFREHGACSPDEAGDCESPDGIDRDPNWPYEA; translated from the coding sequence ATGGCGACCGAGACACCCGGTAATCCAGCCGCACGGGAGCTCGGCTACTGCCCGTGCTGTGGCTACCAGACGCTGCCGGAGGGCCGGCCGGGGTCCTACGAGATGTGTCCGGTGTGTCACTGGCTCGACGACCCCATCCAGTTCGGGGACGCGGCGTTCGTCAGCGATACGAACCACGTGTCGCTGACCGAGGCACGGGAGAACTTCCGCGAGCACGGGGCGTGTTCGCCCGACGAAGCCGGTGACTGCGAGTCGCCGGACGGCATCGACCGCGACCCGAACTGGCCCTACGAGGCGTGA
- a CDS encoding Hvo_1808 family surface protein, with protein MRRALLVALAVVLAGCTVPTFGGSDHPESPTGGDAIGYENGYWYDDPVSVTTGDGLNESEREAVVARTMARVEQIRDREFEQSVPVSVVSRAEYRNRSGSSGSGSSRPQDPWNDQVWEALLLIGEDSGSSEEIGNTLSTTVQGYYSPSRDEIVVVSPTETPQIDRRTLSHELVHALQDQQFGLNGSAETQDTQLSRQGVTEGEANYVRVLYERRCGDQWACIALPDRTSESSGDGDSGSQEPSYNEGLFTVLYQPYVTGPRFVDQVRADGGWDAVDALHDDFPDSTEQVLHPERYPDEKPVNVSVPDRSTDEWSRFDHDPVGDTVGEASIYATVYHNGQTDGDRYSYESEASEGWAGDLVVPYRDGSGGYGYVWQTRWDTEEDAREFGQAYRAALTEEHDARQPRENVYVVPEGDQFSDAFRVVRSGRTVRIVNGPGVGDLNDIHRAEG; from the coding sequence ATGCGTAGGGCACTGCTGGTCGCGCTGGCGGTCGTCCTCGCGGGCTGTACGGTCCCGACCTTCGGCGGCAGCGACCACCCCGAGTCGCCGACCGGCGGGGACGCCATCGGCTACGAGAACGGCTACTGGTACGACGACCCAGTGTCGGTGACGACCGGCGACGGGCTGAACGAGAGCGAGCGGGAGGCCGTCGTCGCCCGGACGATGGCCCGCGTCGAGCAGATACGGGACCGGGAGTTCGAACAGTCGGTGCCGGTGTCGGTCGTCTCGCGGGCCGAGTACCGGAACCGGTCGGGGAGCAGCGGAAGCGGCAGCAGCCGCCCACAGGACCCCTGGAACGACCAGGTGTGGGAGGCGCTCCTGCTCATCGGCGAGGACTCGGGCAGTAGCGAGGAGATCGGCAACACGCTCTCGACGACGGTCCAGGGCTACTACTCGCCGAGCCGCGACGAAATCGTCGTCGTCAGCCCGACGGAGACGCCCCAGATAGACCGGCGGACGCTGTCACACGAACTCGTCCACGCCCTGCAGGACCAGCAGTTCGGCCTGAACGGCTCAGCGGAGACACAGGACACCCAGCTCTCCCGACAGGGCGTCACCGAGGGCGAGGCCAACTACGTCCGGGTCCTCTACGAGCGCCGCTGTGGCGACCAGTGGGCGTGTATCGCACTCCCGGACCGCACCTCGGAGAGCAGCGGCGACGGGGACAGCGGCAGCCAGGAGCCGAGCTACAACGAGGGGCTGTTCACCGTCCTCTACCAGCCCTACGTCACCGGCCCGCGGTTCGTCGACCAAGTGCGCGCCGACGGGGGCTGGGACGCCGTCGACGCGCTCCACGACGACTTCCCGGACAGCACCGAGCAGGTACTCCACCCCGAGAGGTACCCCGACGAGAAGCCCGTGAACGTCAGCGTCCCGGACCGCTCAACCGACGAGTGGAGCCGCTTCGACCACGACCCGGTCGGCGACACAGTCGGGGAAGCGTCCATCTACGCGACGGTCTATCACAACGGCCAGACCGACGGCGACCGCTACAGCTACGAGAGCGAGGCCTCCGAGGGCTGGGCCGGCGACCTCGTCGTGCCCTACCGCGACGGCTCGGGCGGCTACGGCTACGTCTGGCAGACGCGCTGGGACACCGAGGAGGACGCCCGGGAGTTCGGGCAGGCGTATCGGGCGGCGCTGACCGAAGAACACGACGCCCGCCAGCCCCGCGAGAACGTCTACGTCGTCCCCGAGGGCGACCAGTTCAGCGACGCCTTCCGCGTGGTCCGGTCGGGCAGGACCGTCCGCATCGTCAACGGGCCGGGAGTGGGCGACCTGAACGACATCCACCGAGCCGAGGGGTGA
- a CDS encoding Hvo_1808 family surface protein, whose protein sequence is MRRPSALVVLCAVALLLAGCQVPSVSSDRTESGEDSLTPSGPATDYGSDGSAPAAPGTDRLGYENGYWYNESLSVTTEDGLNETEQEAVVARTMARVERLRGLEFEETVPVSVVSRAEYRNDTGGEVGESLRQFDNAKFEALFFVGEDRDSIAVQRSNRGESVLGYYSSQRGEIVVVSDSETPTISRGTLAHELVHALQDQQFGLGSDARTRDQVQGRNGLVEGDAVAVTQAYTARCGEAWECIDRPDAASGGDRHFGINFMQYFPYSDGPGLIADLRERGGWRTVDDAYDEYPDGAVEVTYPGRYPEWEPASVSLADRSGDDWERVRPSNDRDRPDYAVVGPSAIAGSMAYTIADDYNESSVVRTGDVINYEDGSLDADGPYNYDLPATDGWQGGRMHVYDNGAETAYVWKTAWASEADAREFADAWERVIAHWGGSRTAAGHWVIEEGSPYADAVAVRVDGDTVTVVNAPTAADLEAVHDA, encoded by the coding sequence ATGCGCCGCCCTTCCGCCCTCGTCGTTCTCTGTGCCGTCGCGCTGTTGCTTGCCGGCTGTCAGGTCCCCAGTGTGTCGTCCGACCGGACGGAGTCAGGCGAGGACAGCCTGACGCCGAGCGGGCCCGCGACCGACTACGGGAGCGACGGCTCCGCCCCGGCAGCACCCGGGACGGACCGGCTGGGCTACGAGAACGGCTACTGGTACAACGAGTCGCTGTCGGTGACGACCGAGGACGGGCTGAACGAGACGGAACAGGAGGCCGTCGTCGCCCGGACGATGGCCCGCGTCGAGCGGCTTCGCGGCCTGGAGTTCGAGGAGACGGTCCCGGTGTCGGTCGTCTCGCGGGCCGAGTACCGCAACGACACCGGCGGCGAGGTCGGCGAGTCCCTGCGCCAGTTTGACAACGCGAAGTTCGAGGCGCTGTTCTTCGTCGGCGAAGACCGCGATTCCATCGCCGTCCAGCGGAGCAACCGCGGCGAGAGCGTGCTGGGCTACTACAGCAGCCAGCGCGGCGAAATCGTCGTCGTCAGCGACTCCGAGACGCCGACGATAAGCCGGGGAACGCTGGCCCACGAACTGGTCCACGCCCTGCAGGACCAGCAGTTCGGCCTGGGGAGCGACGCGCGGACGCGGGACCAGGTCCAGGGCCGGAACGGCCTCGTCGAAGGTGACGCCGTCGCGGTCACGCAGGCGTACACGGCCCGCTGTGGCGAGGCGTGGGAGTGTATCGACAGGCCCGACGCGGCGAGCGGCGGCGACCGCCACTTCGGCATCAACTTCATGCAGTACTTCCCGTACAGCGACGGGCCGGGACTGATTGCGGACTTGCGTGAGCGCGGCGGCTGGCGCACCGTCGACGACGCCTACGACGAGTACCCCGACGGGGCCGTCGAAGTGACCTATCCCGGGCGCTACCCCGAGTGGGAACCCGCGTCCGTCTCGCTTGCAGACCGGTCGGGCGACGACTGGGAGCGGGTCAGACCCTCGAACGACCGCGACCGGCCCGACTACGCCGTCGTGGGCCCGTCGGCCATCGCCGGGTCGATGGCCTACACCATCGCGGACGACTACAACGAGTCCAGCGTCGTCCGGACGGGAGACGTCATCAACTACGAGGACGGCTCGCTGGACGCCGACGGCCCGTACAACTACGACCTGCCCGCGACCGATGGCTGGCAGGGCGGCCGGATGCACGTCTACGACAACGGCGCGGAGACGGCCTACGTCTGGAAGACGGCGTGGGCGAGCGAGGCCGACGCCCGCGAGTTCGCCGACGCCTGGGAGCGGGTCATCGCTCACTGGGGCGGCAGCAGAACCGCGGCGGGCCACTGGGTCATCGAGGAGGGCAGTCCCTACGCCGACGCCGTCGCGGTCCGGGTCGACGGGGACACGGTGACCGTCGTGAACGCGCCGACGGCCGCCGACCTGGAGGCGGTCCACGATGCGTAG
- a CDS encoding lipoyl protein ligase domain-containing protein, giving the protein MRLLQGRTDDPETDFERTREMADRVAEDREPALRVWRPHRQVAFGRRDATSDGYERGRRAARERGYTVIERAVGGRAVAYTGSTVSFALAVPSADPRGTIENRYERVEDALQRALDDCGVTARPGEPTDSFCPGSHSLRAGGKIAGLAQRVRQSVAVVGGIVVVRDHEAIAEVLAPVYDALDVPFDPQSVGSVANAGGTADPGRVVTALEQSLADGHEVSVSTIRET; this is encoded by the coding sequence ATGCGCCTGCTACAGGGTCGCACCGACGACCCGGAGACGGACTTCGAGCGGACCCGCGAGATGGCGGACCGCGTCGCCGAGGACCGCGAGCCGGCCCTGCGTGTCTGGCGACCGCACAGGCAGGTCGCGTTCGGCCGCCGGGACGCCACCAGCGACGGCTACGAGCGGGGCCGTCGGGCCGCCCGCGAGCGGGGGTACACCGTCATCGAGCGCGCCGTGGGGGGTCGCGCCGTCGCCTACACCGGGTCGACCGTCTCGTTTGCCCTCGCCGTCCCGTCCGCGGACCCGCGTGGGACCATCGAGAACCGCTACGAACGAGTCGAAGATGCCCTGCAGCGCGCGCTCGACGACTGCGGCGTCACCGCCCGGCCGGGCGAACCCACCGATTCGTTCTGTCCGGGGAGCCACTCGCTCCGGGCCGGGGGCAAAATCGCCGGACTCGCCCAGCGCGTCCGACAGTCGGTCGCCGTCGTCGGCGGTATCGTCGTCGTTCGGGACCACGAAGCCATCGCCGAGGTGCTGGCTCCCGTCTACGACGCGCTCGACGTTCCGTTCGACCCACAGAGCGTCGGGAGCGTCGCCAACGCCGGAGGGACCGCCGACCCCGGTCGGGTCGTCACGGCGCTGGAGCAGTCGCTGGCCGACGGCCACGAGGTGTCGGTGAGCACTATCCGAGAGACTTAG
- a CDS encoding DUF6360 family protein, which produces MVDRIMKVNAYTTFDLLDGEVEGHGFEEEALAVLNVTAPRKNPDHVELQLEMDNTDLDAVKPHADSVTLSAAQARELAAELEEYAGKVEDAQSE; this is translated from the coding sequence ATGGTCGACCGCATCATGAAGGTCAACGCGTACACGACCTTCGACCTGCTCGACGGTGAGGTAGAGGGCCACGGCTTCGAGGAGGAGGCCCTGGCCGTCCTGAACGTGACCGCGCCACGGAAGAACCCGGACCACGTCGAACTCCAGTTGGAGATGGACAACACGGACCTCGACGCGGTGAAACCCCACGCGGACTCGGTGACGCTGTCGGCGGCCCAGGCCCGCGAACTGGCCGCCGAACTGGAGGAGTACGCCGGGAAGGTCGAGGACGCGCAGTCGGAGTAG
- a CDS encoding nicotinate phosphoribosyltransferase: protein MTEEFDVVTPEAIREGRATDAYFDRTMEALEHAGKNPDVVAEVTANQFATGTWKLLAGLKDAAQLLDGRAVDADALPEGQLFDGGPVLRIEGPYREFCRLETALLGFLSHPTGIATRALEARHAAPESSVLSFGSRHVHPSIGAMVERAALLGGLDGISNVAAGEVIGREAGGTMPHALMICFGRGNQEAAWRAFDEAVPEETPRIALTDTYSDEADEALRAAEAIDDLAGVRLDTTGSRRGDFRHIVREVRWTLDAYGHEDVDLFLSGGLTPTTLRELRDVADGFGVGSYVANADPLDFALDIVEVDGEPAAKRGKLTGKKSVYRTGAGGHHVGLADREGPAGAESLMEPLVRDGEVVREFDLDAAVDRAAADAEQVGYEGVGDE from the coding sequence ATGACCGAGGAGTTCGACGTCGTCACGCCCGAGGCCATCCGCGAGGGGCGGGCGACCGACGCCTACTTCGACCGGACGATGGAGGCGCTAGAGCACGCGGGCAAGAACCCGGACGTCGTCGCCGAAGTGACGGCCAACCAGTTCGCCACGGGGACCTGGAAGCTGCTGGCCGGGCTGAAAGACGCTGCACAATTGCTCGACGGGCGCGCCGTCGACGCCGACGCGCTTCCCGAGGGCCAACTGTTCGACGGCGGCCCGGTGCTGCGCATCGAGGGGCCGTACCGGGAGTTCTGCCGCCTGGAGACGGCGCTGCTCGGATTCCTGTCGCACCCGACCGGCATCGCCACGCGGGCGCTGGAAGCGCGCCACGCCGCGCCGGAGTCGTCGGTGCTGTCCTTCGGGTCCCGTCACGTCCACCCCTCCATCGGCGCGATGGTCGAGCGGGCGGCGCTGCTGGGCGGGCTCGACGGTATCTCGAACGTCGCCGCGGGCGAGGTCATCGGGCGGGAGGCCGGCGGGACGATGCCCCACGCGCTGATGATATGTTTCGGCCGGGGCAACCAGGAGGCGGCGTGGCGAGCGTTCGACGAGGCCGTCCCCGAGGAGACGCCGCGCATCGCGCTGACCGACACCTACAGCGACGAGGCCGACGAGGCGCTGCGGGCGGCCGAGGCCATCGACGACCTCGCGGGCGTCCGCCTGGACACGACCGGCTCCCGCCGCGGCGACTTCCGCCACATCGTCCGCGAGGTCCGGTGGACGCTGGACGCCTACGGCCACGAGGACGTGGACCTGTTCCTCTCCGGGGGGCTGACGCCGACGACGTTGCGGGAACTCCGGGACGTGGCCGACGGCTTCGGCGTCGGGAGCTACGTCGCCAACGCCGACCCGCTCGACTTCGCGCTGGACATCGTCGAGGTAGACGGCGAGCCGGCGGCCAAGCGGGGCAAGCTCACCGGCAAGAAGTCGGTGTACCGGACCGGAGCGGGCGGCCACCACGTCGGGCTGGCCGACCGCGAGGGACCGGCCGGGGCCGAGTCGCTCATGGAGCCACTGGTTCGTGACGGCGAAGTCGTCCGGGAGTTCGACCTCGACGCGGCCGTCGACCGGGCGGCGGCGGACGCCGAACAGGTCGGCTACGAGGGCGTCGGGGACGAGTAA
- a CDS encoding ZIP family metal transporter gives MQSGLVELFADLVGTDPLINGLVGGVVIALMNLLGASLVFVWRDPSERALDAALGFAAGVMLAAAFTSLILPGIEEYSGGNPIPTLVGVALGALFLDRADVLVPHAHYLLTGRRRTDAANPSQSLPVDEARLTGVVLFILAITLHNMPEGLAVGVGFGAAGGDPARLGGALSLMLAIGIQNIPEGLAVSVAAINAGLDRRLYAAFAGVRAGVVEIPLAVLGAVAVTLVEPLLPYAMGFAAGAMLFVISDEIIPETHQHGYERVATLGLMVGVVVMLYLDISLAA, from the coding sequence ATGCAATCCGGGCTCGTCGAACTGTTCGCCGACCTCGTCGGTACCGACCCGCTCATAAACGGCCTCGTCGGCGGCGTCGTCATCGCGCTGATGAACCTCCTCGGCGCGTCGCTCGTGTTCGTCTGGCGCGACCCCTCCGAACGGGCGCTCGACGCGGCGCTTGGCTTCGCCGCCGGCGTGATGCTCGCCGCCGCGTTCACGAGCCTCATCCTGCCCGGTATCGAGGAGTACTCCGGCGGGAACCCGATTCCGACGCTCGTCGGCGTCGCGCTCGGCGCGCTCTTTCTGGACCGGGCAGACGTGCTCGTTCCCCACGCACACTACCTCCTGACCGGCCGCCGGCGGACCGATGCTGCCAATCCCAGTCAGTCCCTGCCGGTTGACGAGGCGCGGCTGACGGGCGTCGTCCTGTTCATCCTCGCCATCACGCTGCACAACATGCCGGAGGGCCTCGCCGTCGGCGTCGGCTTCGGCGCGGCCGGCGGCGACCCGGCCCGACTGGGCGGCGCGCTCTCGCTGATGCTTGCCATCGGCATCCAGAACATCCCCGAGGGGCTCGCCGTCTCCGTCGCGGCAATCAACGCCGGCCTCGACCGCCGCCTCTACGCCGCCTTCGCCGGCGTCCGCGCGGGCGTCGTGGAGATTCCGCTCGCGGTGCTGGGGGCCGTCGCGGTCACGCTCGTCGAGCCGCTCCTGCCATACGCGATGGGCTTTGCGGCGGGCGCGATGCTGTTCGTGATTTCCGACGAGATAATCCCCGAGACGCACCAGCACGGCTACGAACGGGTCGCCACGCTCGGCCTGATGGTCGGCGTGGTCGTCATGCTGTATCTGGACATCTCGCTGGCCGCCTGA
- a CDS encoding DUF3592 domain-containing protein: MLSPRRSVALLLALGLLAAGIGLGGSQYRTATGYAATTGTVEDARLDSYAELGRPTLGGNRYYRPNVTYTYRVDGRTYTGRDVAFGTDVDTNQRDRAARVVSNYDEGSSVTVHYDPDDPADAYLAQRFDFFPAGVLVALGLLLLGDALTPRTRWLRFVLSKIPLNQNERSPLSSPDTDERVPDDPTRILDRNDAASGGSNGDDPDPDAPVGGRWAVALWALCGLAALGTVGGYLAVSNPPHDLTAYATAVVSVAGFGRFAYRRVT, from the coding sequence GTGCTCAGCCCCCGCCGCTCTGTCGCCCTCCTGCTCGCGCTCGGGCTGCTCGCCGCCGGCATCGGCCTCGGCGGCTCGCAGTACCGAACCGCGACCGGCTACGCCGCGACGACGGGCACGGTTGAGGACGCCCGGCTGGACAGCTACGCCGAACTCGGCCGCCCCACGCTCGGCGGCAACCGGTACTACCGGCCGAACGTGACCTACACGTACCGCGTCGACGGCCGGACCTACACCGGCCGCGACGTCGCGTTCGGCACCGACGTAGACACGAACCAGCGGGACCGCGCCGCGCGGGTGGTGTCGAACTACGACGAGGGCTCGTCGGTCACCGTTCACTACGACCCGGACGACCCCGCTGACGCCTACCTCGCCCAGCGCTTCGACTTCTTCCCCGCCGGCGTGCTGGTCGCGCTCGGCCTCCTGCTGCTCGGCGACGCGCTGACGCCGCGAACGCGGTGGCTCCGCTTCGTCCTGTCGAAGATTCCGCTCAATCAGAACGAACGGAGTCCGCTGTCCTCGCCCGACACCGACGAGCGTGTTCCCGACGACCCGACGCGGATACTCGACCGGAACGACGCCGCGAGCGGCGGGTCCAACGGCGACGACCCGGACCCAGATGCCCCGGTCGGCGGCCGCTGGGCCGTCGCGCTGTGGGCGCTCTGTGGCCTCGCCGCGCTCGGGACGGTCGGCGGCTACCTCGCTGTCTCGAACCCGCCCCACGACCTGACCGCCTACGCGACGGCCGTCGTCAGCGTCGCGGGGTTCGGTCGGTTCGCGTACCGACGCGTCACCTGA
- a CDS encoding dihydroorotase, giving the protein MLIRNATLPDGHQRDVRVRGESVVEVGRDLDASDQHVIEATGKRLFPGMIDAHVHFRQPGYPHKETWETGSRSAAAGGVTTVVDQPNTDPPTVDGEAFDQKAEFAADSVVDWGINGGVTADWIPNVLLRRRLFALGEVFLADSTGDMGIEADLFADALEAAADNDVPVTVHAEDADYFNDDARARDDADAWSAFRTAKAEAKAVERACAVAQEHDTTIHVAHTSTPEGVDIASDAGMTTEVTPHHLLLSRRDLSELGTFGRMNPPLRREKRRQKLYERVADGTVDMIATDHAPHTREEKDASIWDAPSGVPGVETALPLLLAEARDSDSDLTYERVRDLTARNPADVFGIPQKGTIEAGKDADLVLVDTTETSEVRGDALHSKCDWTPFEGFDAVFPEWTMVRGTVVYERGDALEGEDTAPQEDVFYDHQGQNVRGADSERLE; this is encoded by the coding sequence ATGCTCATCCGCAACGCGACGCTGCCGGACGGCCACCAGCGCGACGTCCGGGTGCGTGGCGAGTCCGTCGTCGAGGTCGGCCGCGACCTGGACGCGTCGGACCAGCACGTCATTGAAGCGACCGGCAAGCGCCTCTTTCCCGGCATGATTGACGCGCACGTCCACTTCCGCCAGCCGGGCTACCCACACAAGGAGACGTGGGAGACCGGCTCGCGGTCCGCGGCGGCCGGTGGCGTCACGACCGTCGTCGACCAGCCCAACACCGACCCGCCGACCGTCGACGGCGAGGCGTTCGACCAGAAGGCAGAGTTCGCCGCCGATTCGGTCGTCGACTGGGGCATCAACGGCGGTGTCACGGCCGACTGGATTCCCAACGTCCTCCTGCGCCGCCGGCTGTTCGCGCTCGGCGAGGTGTTCCTTGCGGACTCGACCGGTGACATGGGCATCGAGGCCGACCTGTTCGCCGACGCGCTGGAGGCCGCCGCCGACAACGACGTGCCGGTCACGGTCCACGCCGAGGACGCCGACTACTTCAATGACGACGCCCGCGCCCGCGACGACGCCGACGCCTGGAGCGCGTTCCGCACCGCCAAGGCGGAGGCGAAAGCCGTCGAGCGGGCCTGTGCTGTCGCCCAGGAACACGACACGACGATTCACGTCGCTCACACGTCCACGCCGGAGGGCGTCGACATCGCCAGCGACGCCGGGATGACGACCGAGGTGACGCCACACCACCTGTTGCTCTCCCGGCGCGACCTCTCCGAGCTGGGGACGTTCGGACGGATGAACCCGCCCCTGCGCCGCGAGAAGCGCCGCCAGAAGCTCTACGAGCGGGTCGCCGACGGCACGGTCGACATGATTGCGACCGACCACGCGCCCCACACCCGCGAGGAGAAGGACGCCAGCATCTGGGACGCGCCGTCGGGCGTCCCCGGCGTCGAGACGGCCCTCCCGCTCCTGCTCGCCGAGGCCCGCGATTCGGACAGCGACCTCACGTACGAGCGCGTCCGGGACCTCACGGCGCGCAACCCGGCCGACGTGTTCGGCATCCCGCAGAAGGGGACCATCGAGGCCGGCAAGGACGCCGACCTCGTGCTCGTCGACACCACCGAGACGAGCGAGGTTCGCGGCGACGCGCTGCACTCGAAATGCGACTGGACGCCCTTCGAGGGCTTCGACGCGGTGTTCCCCGAGTGGACGATGGTCCGCGGGACCGTCGTGTACGAGCGCGGCGACGCGCTGGAGGGCGAGGACACGGCCCCCCAGGAGGACGTGTTCTACGACCACCAGGGGCAGAACGTCCGTGGCGCGGACAGCGAGCGACTCGAGTAG
- a CDS encoding universal stress protein, with amino-acid sequence MKLLLGVGGSDLSYQALTETLDRVSETGDELTIVTFENEDVDADPEAVRQRVREHIAESGLDPALRHIEGSSPGSELVNIAESEGFDRIVLGGGGRSPLGKIQLGPIVEFVLLNAQTPVTLIR; translated from the coding sequence ATGAAACTCCTGCTCGGTGTCGGGGGCAGCGACCTGTCCTACCAGGCACTGACCGAAACACTCGACCGCGTATCGGAGACGGGTGACGAACTGACAATCGTCACCTTCGAGAACGAGGACGTCGACGCCGACCCCGAGGCGGTCCGACAGCGGGTCCGAGAGCACATCGCCGAGAGCGGGCTCGACCCGGCGCTGCGGCACATCGAGGGGTCGTCGCCGGGCAGCGAACTGGTGAACATCGCCGAGAGCGAGGGGTTCGATAGAATCGTCCTCGGCGGCGGCGGCCGCTCGCCGCTCGGGAAGATACAGCTCGGTCCCATCGTCGAGTTCGTCCTGTTGAACGCACAGACGCCGGTGACTCTCATCCGATGA